Proteins from a single region of Xiphias gladius isolate SHS-SW01 ecotype Sanya breed wild chromosome 2, ASM1685928v1, whole genome shotgun sequence:
- the LOC120798100 gene encoding protein phosphatase 1H-like isoform X1 — translation MLTRVKSAVAGFMGGIMAGGSSGGGGNPGSELPLKFPYMRPEFLGLSTDEIECSADHIARPILILKETRRLPWATGYAEVINAGKSALNEDQACCEVVVARRRPMSYCPPSTPNRTPTAKRRNSLPNGEGLGLRIEQSKVGEDSEGLVFHYWALFDGHAGSGAAVVASRLLQHHIACQLQAVIEILRNLASPPPTVLGEEPDNNPYLQGNTPGPHRALTRAASLRGAVGAPGSPCSTPPPPRFFTEKKIQQESLVIGAIENAFKEMDAQIERDKQVYNITGGCTALTVVYLLGKLYVGNAGDSRAIIIKNNEIVAMSTEFTPESERQRLQFLGFMQPHLLGNEFTHLEFPRKVQRKEVGKRMLYRDFTMKGWAYKTIEDDDLKFPLIYGEGKKARVLATIGVTRGLGDHDLKVHDSNIYIKPFLSCCPEVKVYNLTQYEHGADDVLVMGTDGLWDVLSNQEVAEAVTTFLANCDPDDLYRYTMAAQDLVMRARGVLRDRGWRITNERLGSGDDISVFIIPLIYGNRQP, via the exons ATGCTTACCCGGGTCAAGTCCGCCGTGGCCGGATTCATGGGTGGAATCATGGCCGGGGGCAGCTCCGGGGGTGGGGGCAACCCCGGTTCCGAGCTGCCGCTGAAATTCCCATATATGAGACCTGAGTTCCTTGGCCTTTCCACGGATGAGATTGAGTGCTCCGCGGACCACATAGCCCGGCCCATTCTCATCCTGAAAGAAACTAGGAGATTACCGTGGGCCACTGGATATGCTGA GGTGATTAACGCTGGTAAGAGCGCGTTGAATGAGGACCAGGCATGCTGTGAAGTGGTAGTGGCCAGAAGGAGGCCAATGAGCTACTGCCCTCCCTCCACTCCCAACAGGACTCCCACCGCCAAGAGACGCAACTCCCTGCCCAATGGAGAGGGCCTCGGGCTCCGCATAGAGCAAAGCAAGGTAGGAGAG GACAGTGAAGGACTGGTATTCCACTACTGGGCCTTGTTTGATGGTCACGCTGGTTCAGGTGCAGCAGTTGTTGCCTCCCGCCTGCTCCAGCACCACATTGCCTGCCAGCTCCAGGCCGTGATCGAGATCTTGCGCAACCTGGCCTCCCCACCTCCCACTGTGCTGGGGGAAGAGCCCGACAACAACCCATACCTCCAGGGAAACACCCCAGGCCCTCACCGTGCCCTGACCCGGGCTGCTTCGCTGCGTGGGGCCGTAGGTGCGCCTGGTTCCCCATGCagcaccccaccaccacctcgcTTCTTCACAGAGAAGAAGATCCAGCAAGAGAGCCTGGTTATAGGAGCCATTGAGAACGCCTTCAAAGAGatg GATGCACAGATTGAGAGGGACAAGCAAGTTTACAACATCACAGGTGGATGTACGGCTCTCACTGTGGTTTACCTGCTAGGAAAACTATACGTTGGAAATGCAGGTGACAGTAG GGCtatcattattaaaaacaatgagATCGTTGCCATGTCAACAGAGTTCACGCCAGAATCAGAGCGACAGCGACTCCAGTTCCTG GGTTTCATGCAGCCTCACCTGTTAGGAAATGAGTTCACGCACCTGGAATTTCCCCGGAAAGTTCAGAGGAAGGAGGTAGGCAAGAGAATGCTCTACCGAGACTTCACCATGAAAGGGTG GGCGTACAAGACCATTGAAGATGACGATCTTAAGTTTCCACTAATATATGGTGAAGGGAAAAAG GCTCGGGTGTTGGCCACTATAGGTGTGACCCGTGGGCTCGGTGACCATGACCTCAAAGTTCACGACTCCAACATCTACATCAAGCCGTTCCTTTCCTGTTGCCCTGAG GTGAAGGTGTATAACCTGACACAGTATGAGCACGGAGCTGATGATGTTCTGGTGATGGGAACGGATGGGCTCTGGGACGTCCTCTCCAACCAAGAAGTAGCTGAGGCAGTCACTACTTTTCTAGCCAACTGTGACCCTGATGACCTGTACAG GTACACAATGGCAGCACAGGACCTGGTGATGCGAGCCCGTGGCGTGCTGAGGGACAGAGGCTGGAGGATCACCAACGAGCGTCTGGGCTCCGGAGACGATATCTCTGTCTTCATCATACCGTTGATTTACGGCAATCGTCAGCCCTGA
- the LOC120798100 gene encoding protein phosphatase 1H-like isoform X2, whose translation MLTRVKSAVAGFMGGIMAGGSSGGGGNPGSELPLKFPYMRPEFLGLSTDEIECSADHIARPILILKETRRLPWATGYAEVINAGKSALNEDQACCEVVVARRRPMSYCPPSTPNRTPTAKRRNSLPNGEGLGLRIEQSKDSEGLVFHYWALFDGHAGSGAAVVASRLLQHHIACQLQAVIEILRNLASPPPTVLGEEPDNNPYLQGNTPGPHRALTRAASLRGAVGAPGSPCSTPPPPRFFTEKKIQQESLVIGAIENAFKEMDAQIERDKQVYNITGGCTALTVVYLLGKLYVGNAGDSRAIIIKNNEIVAMSTEFTPESERQRLQFLGFMQPHLLGNEFTHLEFPRKVQRKEVGKRMLYRDFTMKGWAYKTIEDDDLKFPLIYGEGKKARVLATIGVTRGLGDHDLKVHDSNIYIKPFLSCCPEVKVYNLTQYEHGADDVLVMGTDGLWDVLSNQEVAEAVTTFLANCDPDDLYRYTMAAQDLVMRARGVLRDRGWRITNERLGSGDDISVFIIPLIYGNRQP comes from the exons ATGCTTACCCGGGTCAAGTCCGCCGTGGCCGGATTCATGGGTGGAATCATGGCCGGGGGCAGCTCCGGGGGTGGGGGCAACCCCGGTTCCGAGCTGCCGCTGAAATTCCCATATATGAGACCTGAGTTCCTTGGCCTTTCCACGGATGAGATTGAGTGCTCCGCGGACCACATAGCCCGGCCCATTCTCATCCTGAAAGAAACTAGGAGATTACCGTGGGCCACTGGATATGCTGA GGTGATTAACGCTGGTAAGAGCGCGTTGAATGAGGACCAGGCATGCTGTGAAGTGGTAGTGGCCAGAAGGAGGCCAATGAGCTACTGCCCTCCCTCCACTCCCAACAGGACTCCCACCGCCAAGAGACGCAACTCCCTGCCCAATGGAGAGGGCCTCGGGCTCCGCATAGAGCAAAGCAAG GACAGTGAAGGACTGGTATTCCACTACTGGGCCTTGTTTGATGGTCACGCTGGTTCAGGTGCAGCAGTTGTTGCCTCCCGCCTGCTCCAGCACCACATTGCCTGCCAGCTCCAGGCCGTGATCGAGATCTTGCGCAACCTGGCCTCCCCACCTCCCACTGTGCTGGGGGAAGAGCCCGACAACAACCCATACCTCCAGGGAAACACCCCAGGCCCTCACCGTGCCCTGACCCGGGCTGCTTCGCTGCGTGGGGCCGTAGGTGCGCCTGGTTCCCCATGCagcaccccaccaccacctcgcTTCTTCACAGAGAAGAAGATCCAGCAAGAGAGCCTGGTTATAGGAGCCATTGAGAACGCCTTCAAAGAGatg GATGCACAGATTGAGAGGGACAAGCAAGTTTACAACATCACAGGTGGATGTACGGCTCTCACTGTGGTTTACCTGCTAGGAAAACTATACGTTGGAAATGCAGGTGACAGTAG GGCtatcattattaaaaacaatgagATCGTTGCCATGTCAACAGAGTTCACGCCAGAATCAGAGCGACAGCGACTCCAGTTCCTG GGTTTCATGCAGCCTCACCTGTTAGGAAATGAGTTCACGCACCTGGAATTTCCCCGGAAAGTTCAGAGGAAGGAGGTAGGCAAGAGAATGCTCTACCGAGACTTCACCATGAAAGGGTG GGCGTACAAGACCATTGAAGATGACGATCTTAAGTTTCCACTAATATATGGTGAAGGGAAAAAG GCTCGGGTGTTGGCCACTATAGGTGTGACCCGTGGGCTCGGTGACCATGACCTCAAAGTTCACGACTCCAACATCTACATCAAGCCGTTCCTTTCCTGTTGCCCTGAG GTGAAGGTGTATAACCTGACACAGTATGAGCACGGAGCTGATGATGTTCTGGTGATGGGAACGGATGGGCTCTGGGACGTCCTCTCCAACCAAGAAGTAGCTGAGGCAGTCACTACTTTTCTAGCCAACTGTGACCCTGATGACCTGTACAG GTACACAATGGCAGCACAGGACCTGGTGATGCGAGCCCGTGGCGTGCTGAGGGACAGAGGCTGGAGGATCACCAACGAGCGTCTGGGCTCCGGAGACGATATCTCTGTCTTCATCATACCGTTGATTTACGGCAATCGTCAGCCCTGA